A portion of the Streptomyces sp. YPW6 genome contains these proteins:
- a CDS encoding calcium-binding protein, which translates to MRIRATVAAVSGALALSALAVPAVQADEKPDAGVSLPSGTDVFAAEPAESAAPGAATAKTRGGRAAEVPVIKKVVVNGGKDVVVGTKSKQKFTIAVTASSPSGIADAFAYLWHGHADTVDGFLGPVQETGSCKVSADPTTSTCTVSVTVDPRSDDLYTSSLAGTWKVAAGALADTGGENDFVWNDAQAKTRVQRFSKLTVNASPEPVKKGRTLTVTGKLTRANWDTNTYKGYTNQPVKLQFKKKGAKSYTTVKTVRTSSTGTLKTTVKASADGYWRYSFAGTSTTPAVSAAGDFVDVK; encoded by the coding sequence ATGCGTATTCGTGCCACCGTGGCCGCCGTTTCCGGCGCCCTGGCCCTTTCCGCTCTCGCCGTACCGGCCGTCCAGGCCGATGAGAAGCCCGACGCCGGCGTGAGCCTGCCGTCCGGCACCGATGTCTTCGCCGCTGAGCCCGCCGAGTCGGCGGCGCCCGGCGCGGCCACCGCCAAGACCCGTGGCGGCCGCGCGGCGGAAGTGCCCGTCATCAAGAAGGTCGTCGTCAACGGCGGCAAGGACGTCGTGGTGGGCACGAAGTCCAAGCAGAAGTTCACCATCGCCGTCACGGCCTCGTCGCCGTCCGGCATCGCCGACGCCTTCGCCTACCTGTGGCACGGCCACGCCGACACGGTCGACGGCTTCCTCGGCCCGGTCCAGGAGACCGGCAGCTGCAAGGTCTCGGCCGACCCGACCACCTCCACCTGCACCGTCTCGGTCACCGTCGACCCGCGGTCCGACGACCTCTACACCAGCAGCCTCGCCGGCACCTGGAAGGTCGCGGCCGGAGCGCTCGCGGACACCGGCGGCGAGAACGACTTCGTCTGGAACGACGCCCAGGCGAAGACCCGCGTCCAGCGGTTCTCCAAGCTGACGGTGAACGCGTCCCCCGAGCCGGTGAAGAAGGGCAGGACGCTCACCGTCACCGGCAAGCTCACGCGGGCCAACTGGGACACCAACACGTACAAGGGCTACACCAACCAGCCCGTGAAGCTCCAGTTCAAGAAGAAGGGGGCCAAGAGCTACACGACGGTGAAGACCGTCAGGACCAGCTCCACCGGCACCCTGAAGACCACGGTCAAGGCCTCGGCCGACGGCTACTGGCGCTACAGCTTCGCCGGCACGTCCACCACCCCGGCCGTGTCGGCCGCCGGTGACTTCGTCGACGTGAAGTAG
- a CDS encoding molecular chaperone Hsp90: protein MKATEGADPFGTARLRRGVLDAWGAGPARFREDANAEEDLALGGYRDRLVVELAQNAADAAARAEVPGRLRLTLHPAAPGDPDARCVLAAANTGAPLDATGVESLSTLRASAKREGHESSVGRFGVGFAAVLAVSDEPAVLGRHGGVRWSLAEARGMARQAAVGSPGLGDELRRRDGHVPLLRLPLPAEGSAPDGYDTVVVLPLRDGTAEDLVARLLAAVDDALLLTLPGLDEVVIETPDGTRTLSRSQHGPYTHVDDSARGLNRWRTVLHHGPVEPALLADRPVEERLRPHWSVTWAVPVDESGAPLHPRTAPVVHAPTPTDEPLGIPALLIASLPLDTARRHPAPGPLTDFLVERAADAYAELLGAWRPVSTGTIDLVPGQLGKGALDGALRGAILARLPRVAFLEPAAPRDPGAESGWGDDWDREQDRDRTENTAALRPVEAEVVEGVGAGTVAVLAEVLPCLLPAGLERRTELRTLGVARVPLTEAIDRLAGLERDPAWWHRLYDSLAGTDPDRLTGLPVPLAGDPEDERAGRPPRTTIGPRQILLPLPDALTAPVLGRLSRLGLKVAHPDAAHPLLEKLGALPATPRAVLTTPQVRAAVAGSLDAGEIWDEDALDADELAETVLTLVRDAELGPADEPWLGALALPDEEGEPAPAGELVLPGSPFAQIMREGELALVDQELADRWGEGPLTACGVLATFALVRAADVVLDPDELEPRDGDFAEPDDAGLLDAVDVWCEDLLDRLPGTPVPPVATEIVAVRDLDLVDDDAWPQALAMLARPPLRDALTQPVRVLLPDGTTQSVRPYTAWWLRDHPVLDGRRPAGLRSAAGDPLLAGLYDAVDASGFDDVQVLRALGVRTSVAALLDEPGGAAELLGRLADADRPVTPVQLHALYTALAELDPEQVTLPDALRAVVDGGVRVVDAADAVIADAPDVLPLTAGLPLLPVAPSRAAELADLLQVPRLGETVEADVTSEGEEHRVPEPVRVLLGPATPDTYLEHPELRAGGVELDWRRTPDGVVHAATLEGVAAGLAWAAGQWPRRFEVAALLEDPSRTEELARDRWFD, encoded by the coding sequence ATGAAGGCGACCGAGGGGGCCGATCCGTTCGGGACGGCACGGCTGCGGCGCGGCGTGCTCGACGCGTGGGGCGCCGGGCCCGCCCGGTTCCGGGAGGACGCCAACGCCGAGGAGGACCTCGCGCTCGGCGGCTACCGCGACCGCCTCGTCGTCGAGCTGGCCCAGAACGCCGCCGACGCCGCGGCCCGCGCCGAGGTCCCCGGCCGGCTCCGCCTCACCCTGCACCCCGCCGCCCCCGGCGACCCGGACGCCCGCTGCGTGCTGGCCGCCGCCAACACCGGCGCCCCGCTCGACGCGACCGGCGTCGAGTCCCTGAGCACCCTGCGGGCCTCCGCCAAGCGCGAGGGGCACGAGTCCTCGGTGGGCCGCTTCGGCGTCGGGTTCGCCGCCGTGCTCGCGGTCAGCGACGAACCGGCGGTGCTCGGCCGCCACGGCGGCGTCCGCTGGTCGCTGGCCGAGGCGCGCGGCATGGCCCGCCAGGCGGCCGTCGGCTCCCCCGGGCTCGGGGACGAGCTGCGCCGCCGCGACGGACACGTACCGCTGCTGCGCCTGCCGCTGCCCGCCGAGGGCTCCGCGCCCGACGGGTACGACACCGTCGTCGTGCTGCCGCTGCGCGACGGCACCGCCGAGGACCTGGTGGCCCGGCTGCTGGCCGCCGTGGACGACGCGCTGCTGCTCACCCTGCCCGGCCTCGACGAGGTCGTCATCGAGACCCCGGACGGCACCCGGACCCTGAGCCGGTCGCAGCACGGCCCGTACACCCACGTCGACGACTCCGCGCGCGGCCTGAACCGCTGGCGCACCGTCCTGCACCACGGGCCCGTCGAGCCCGCCCTGCTCGCCGACCGCCCGGTCGAGGAGCGGCTGCGCCCGCACTGGTCGGTGACCTGGGCGGTCCCGGTCGACGAGTCCGGCGCCCCGCTCCACCCCCGTACGGCACCGGTCGTGCACGCCCCGACCCCCACCGACGAACCCCTCGGCATCCCCGCCCTGCTCATCGCCTCGCTCCCGCTGGACACCGCCCGCAGGCACCCCGCGCCGGGGCCGCTGACCGACTTCCTGGTGGAGCGGGCGGCCGACGCCTACGCGGAGCTGCTGGGCGCCTGGCGGCCCGTGTCGACCGGGACGATCGACCTGGTGCCGGGCCAGCTCGGCAAGGGCGCGCTGGACGGGGCCCTGCGCGGGGCGATCCTGGCCCGGCTGCCGAGGGTCGCGTTCCTGGAGCCCGCCGCACCCCGGGACCCCGGGGCGGAGAGCGGCTGGGGCGACGACTGGGACCGGGAGCAGGACCGGGACCGTACGGAGAACACCGCCGCCCTGCGGCCCGTCGAGGCCGAGGTCGTCGAGGGCGTCGGGGCCGGGACCGTGGCGGTCCTCGCCGAGGTGCTGCCCTGTCTGCTGCCGGCCGGTCTGGAGCGGCGCACCGAGCTGCGCACCCTCGGGGTCGCCCGGGTCCCGCTGACCGAGGCGATCGACCGCCTCGCCGGTCTGGAGCGCGACCCCGCCTGGTGGCACCGGCTCTACGACAGCCTCGCGGGCACCGACCCCGACCGGCTCACCGGCCTCCCCGTCCCGCTCGCCGGTGACCCGGAGGACGAGCGGGCGGGCCGCCCGCCGCGCACCACGATCGGGCCCCGCCAGATCCTGCTGCCCCTCCCGGACGCGCTGACCGCCCCCGTCCTGGGCCGTCTCTCCCGGCTCGGCCTGAAGGTCGCCCATCCGGACGCGGCCCATCCCCTGCTGGAGAAGCTGGGGGCCCTGCCCGCCACGCCCCGGGCCGTGCTGACGACCCCTCAGGTGCGTGCCGCGGTGGCCGGATCGCTGGACGCGGGGGAGATCTGGGACGAGGACGCGCTCGACGCCGACGAGCTGGCCGAGACCGTGCTCACCCTCGTCCGCGACGCCGAACTCGGCCCCGCCGACGAGCCGTGGCTCGGTGCGCTCGCCCTCCCCGACGAGGAGGGCGAGCCCGCCCCCGCCGGTGAACTGGTCCTGCCGGGGAGCCCGTTCGCGCAGATCATGCGGGAGGGGGAGCTCGCGCTCGTCGACCAGGAGCTGGCCGACCGCTGGGGCGAGGGCCCGCTGACCGCCTGCGGGGTCCTGGCGACCTTCGCTCTCGTCCGGGCCGCCGACGTCGTCCTCGACCCGGACGAACTGGAGCCCCGGGACGGCGACTTCGCCGAACCAGACGACGCGGGGCTGCTGGACGCCGTCGACGTCTGGTGCGAGGACCTGCTCGACCGGCTGCCCGGGACGCCCGTGCCGCCGGTCGCCACCGAGATCGTCGCCGTACGGGATCTGGACCTGGTCGACGACGACGCCTGGCCGCAGGCGCTGGCGATGCTGGCCCGGCCGCCGTTGCGCGACGCGCTGACGCAGCCGGTGCGCGTGCTGCTCCCGGACGGCACGACGCAGTCCGTGCGCCCGTACACCGCGTGGTGGCTGCGGGACCACCCGGTGCTGGACGGCCGCCGCCCGGCCGGACTGCGCTCGGCGGCCGGTGACCCGCTCCTGGCCGGGCTGTACGACGCGGTGGACGCGAGCGGCTTCGACGACGTCCAGGTGCTGCGGGCCCTCGGGGTGCGGACCTCGGTCGCCGCTCTCCTGGACGAGCCGGGCGGCGCGGCCGAACTCCTGGGCCGCCTCGCCGACGCGGACCGCCCCGTCACCCCCGTACAGCTGCACGCGCTCTACACGGCCCTCGCCGAACTGGACCCGGAACAGGTGACGTTGCCGGACGCGTTGCGCGCGGTGGTGGACGGCGGCGTCAGGGTGGTCGACGCCGCGGACGCCGTGATCGCGGACGCCCCGGACGTGCTGCCGCTGACGGCGGGCCTGCCGCTGCTCCCGGTCGCCCCGTCCCGGGCCGCCGAGCTGGCCGACCTGCTCCAGGTGCCCCGCCTCGGCGAGACGGTCGAGGCGGACGTCACCAGCGAGGGCGAGGAGCACCGCGTACCGGAGCCGGTCCGCGTCCTGCTCGGCCCCGCCACCCCCGACACGTACCTCGAACACCCCGAACTGCGCGCCGGCGGTGTCGAACTGGACTGGCGCCGCACCCCGGACGGGGTCGTCCACGCCGCCACCCTGGAGGGCGTGGCGGCGGGACTCGCCTGGGCGGCGGGCCAGTGGCCCCGTCGCTTCGAGGTGGCGGCCCTGCTGGAGGACCCGTCGCGGACGGAGGAGCTGGCGCGGGACCGCTGGTTCGACTGA